GTTCCACTGCCGCGGTTCTCTACGGTGGCCGGGATTCCGATTACTGAGCTGCTGTCGCCCGACCGGGTCGAGGCATTGGTGAACCGGACAGCCGGAGGTGGGGGGGAGATTCTGGCGCTGCTGACAACGGGAAGCGCGTATTATGCGCCTGGCGCCTCTGTCGTGGAGATGGTAGAGGCGATTCTCAAGGACAAGCAGAAGATCCTGCCCTGCTGCGTCTATCTGGAAGGGGAGTATGGGATACGCGGGTTATGCGTCGGTGTCCCGGTCAAGTTGGGCGCCGCCGGCGTTGGGCAGATCATTGAAATCCGGCTGACACCTGATGAGACGGCGGCCTTGAATCGGTCGGCGACCGCCGTGAAAGAGCTGGTCGATATTCTGAAGCTCTGAGCTGTAGGTAGACGGTACATTGTAAACTCTTAATACAAGGAGGATAGGGCGTGATGCGACTGAGAAACAGATACCTGGGTTCTTTGGTGCTGGCTGTAGGACTGTTGGTCGCCGGCTGCGGTCAGGAGGTCAAGAAAGAGAATGAGCAACTGAAAACGCAGGTGGCAAACCTTCAGAAGGAGAACGCCGATCTCAAGGCTGAGACGGCGACGCTGAAGGGTGAGAACGAGGCGATGAAGAAGGAACTCGATGAGATGAAGACGCAAATGGAACAGATGGAGCAACAGATGAAGGCGAAAGGCCGACCCGCAAAGAGAAAGTAGCCGGCCCGGTCGACAGCACAACGTTGGTTCTTGGGAGAGTCATGACCGAAGAACGACTGAGCGACCAGCGGGGACAGGTCGCGGCATCGACCATGAGAAGAGAGATCTGGTGGCTGCAGCCGATGCTGATCGTGTCGGCGCTGGGCGGATTCATGGTCTATACGGCCTGGGCGGCCCTCCAGGGAACCCACTACGAGTACAAGAACTACTTCTCGCCCTTCTATCCGACGTTCGCCAAACCAGAATGGTGGCCGCTGTCACCGGCCTTTCTGGTCCTCTGGGCCCCGGCGGGCTTTCGATTCACCTGCTATTACTTCAGAAAGGCTTTTCATCGTTCGTTCTTGCTGGCTCCGCCGGCCTGCGCGGTTGCCGACGCGCGGGTCGGCTACACGGGGGAATCCCGATTCCCCTTAATCCTCATGAACGTCCATCGTTACTTTCTCTACCTGGCCACGGTCGAGCTGGT
This Candidatus Methylomirabilota bacterium DNA region includes the following protein-coding sequences:
- a CDS encoding succinate dehydrogenase, producing MTEERLSDQRGQVAASTMRREIWWLQPMLIVSALGGFMVYTAWAALQGTHYEYKNYFSPFYPTFAKPEWWPLSPAFLVLWAPAGFRFTCYYFRKAFHRSFLLAPPACAVADARVGYTGESRFPLILMNVHRYFLYLATVELVILWYHAARSVVFDGQLGVGMGSLVMVANVAFLSLYLTSCHSFRHLIGGRLDCFSHCPTRHALWGQVSRLNERHDLWFWLSLFSVGLTDLYIRLLSMGIISDMRLF